The nucleotide window tgttgaaaaaaatcttctctccgtttaacagaaattggggaaaaaataaacatgggggctaatacTTGAGGGGGGGGGGGTATAACTGTAAAACTGTATATTCACTCAAcataattaggctaactaggctggttagggtaattagcaaagttattgtataacaatggtttgttctgtagactatagagaaaaatatatagcttaaaggggctaataatattgtctttaaaatgattcttaaataaataaaaactgcttttatttgtgccaaaataaaacaaataagactttctacagaagaaaaaaactattatcagacatactgtgaaaatactgtatataagcaATCATTATGAAGtagtatattttgtttttaaaaaatgtcagaaTTAGCTGGTTTTCATATTTAAATCAAAGCATAACTATTGATAAGGATAATTTATAATATGTAATTgttatgatttatattattattattttatattatcaatCTGTTCCCCTCAGCACTTACTGCATTTTGAAACCTGTAAAAACAAAGATGTTTCTGTTGTCCCTAGTGTTTCACAGCCATATGATGCATCTAATGAATAATCTAATTGAGCTTGTCTTTGATGTGATCTCTTTGCAGAAGAGCCCCGTCCAACTAAGCAAATGGGGCTTTTTGACAAGCTTGCAGGATGGCTGGGCCTAAAGAAGAAGGAAGTGAACGTGCTGTGTTTGGGTCTGGACAACAGTGGAAAAACTACCAtcatcaaccagctaaaaccatccaaTGTATGCCTGTAGACACAATATGACTTTCCCTTTTCCTTTCTGTTCTTTGATTTCTGTTTTAAGTGTGCACTCACTGTGACATTGTGATACCTATTATTTGTGTTCCTTGCAGGCTCAGGCTCAAGACATTGTCCCAACTATAGGATTCAGCATAGAAAAGTTTAAGACCTCAaggtgaaaatattttttttttttcaaagactgCCTTTAATCCTGGGTAAACAAAGTATACAatgcaaaaatgtttttactctggactaaatataatatatatatatatatatatatatatatatatatatatatatatatatatatatacacacacacacacacacacacacacaacccaacCCTTAATTGGATAGATCACCCCTAAAAATTTACATTTCCGCACACTCAGGTAGTTCTAATCTTTCATGATTTTCCTGTGTTGAACATATAACATAATATTAAGGACTGTGTGGGGGAAACCAGCAATCAACATTTATAGtaagaacaaaaaaatacaatggaaataaataaataaaaaattttctccaacattcttcaagacATAttccattgtgttcaacagaagaaattcaaACAATTTTGGAGGGTAGAgggtaaatgatggcagaatttaaatttttgggtgaactgtcctttgaGGCACAATGTGAAAAGCCCCATATTTGTAATGTTTCCAAATTTTACTAACACAGCTTCTTTCCCCAAAGTCTTTCTTTCACAGTGTTTGACATGTCAGGACAGGGAAGATACAGAAATCTGTGGGAACACTATTACAAGTAAGCTTATCTGATAATATTGAGCAAGCAGAGTGTCGtcagccattttggaatgaagcTGTGTGACTTGCATgcatctgttgtgtttttgtttttttttcagagaggggCAGGCCATCATATTTGTGATTGACAGTGGAGATAAACTTAGAATGGTAGTGGCAAAAGAGGAACTGGATACCCTTTTGAATCACCCTGGTAGCCCTTGCTTTTCTTGAATTTGTTTTCTAGTAATCATTTTCAGATCTGATTTAAAATCATCCTAATTCTTAATCACATTTGCCTTTGTGAATGTACACAGATATTAAGCACAGGAGGATACCTTTACTCTTTTTCGCCAACAAGATGGACCTCAGGGATGCTTTGTCAGCAGTAAAGGTCTCCCAGCTTTTGTGTCTGGAAAACATTAAGGACAAACCATGGCATATCTGGTAGGAaagcaaaacatttatttctgtAAGATTGTTAAAGCCCATTTACACCAAGAACAAAACAAGTAACAATAACTAAACATCTTAAACATCAGTTTTGTCATCTGCTGGTTTAAATGCTCTACTGACATAATATATTTTGTACTGGCTGCTTAACGGCGCACTCACATTagatacagttgccttgaaccgtgccaAAGCATGATTGTTTACCATCCTCTCCCCCcttcggcctgcactcacattgcatttttacCTACCAGACATGAGCACGCTTACATCTTCGATGATTACGTTTGTACTAAACCATGACAGTTTGCGTTCGTTGAaaattaagaatgattaataaatccacatgaaATAGTCACCTAAAAGTCACATTGCATCCTTACATTCAGGCTCAGGCACGCTTTGGCACACCTATTCCagccaggccagggccggccaaatgaaccgtgcctgagcccaattcaagGAACTCACACTTCTCGAACGAATCGTGAAACgcacctgggcatggttcggatagcatagtgtgagtgcgccatCAGTTTTAATTAGCTACAATAATCTCAAACTGGCTCTAATGATTGTTTCACTGTACCATCATTTTTGGTAGATACTGGCAGATACTATGGAAGCCCTTACcaccactgaataaaaaaaaaaaaaatgcaaacaaataaaaaatatataaaaaaactatgaAGTCGCAATTCTgcattataaagtcagaattctaagctataaagtcagaattccaagctttaaagtcagaattccgagttgtaaagtcagaattccgagttataaaatcagaattttgagttataaagtcagaattctgagttataaagtgaGAATTgtaagttataaagtcagaattgcgagttgtaaagtcagaattgcgagttataaagtcagaattctgagttataaagtatttttttataattaaatgatttatagttTCATTATTCAGTGGCAGTTTCAGGCTACCGTAAGATACTGGAGAACctgacaatgaaaaaaaaaataaaataaaaaaaggtcaatTTTATTCTGATGTCACCTTGAATGGTGGGGTGGGGCCTGTCAGACACTAGAgatcatttgattggttatgatttgatgagaaactgaacccatttaggcagaagtgacaaactgcaagctttacatgtaattttttttcactgTTTTGGAGTCGTCTTGCTTATAGATATCtttaaaactaacatctaaaaatattttttatttcatgtgacCTTTAAACTAAACCCCAACAGATAATTGGAAAATCAGTTGTGGATTTGTTTAATAATTGCAACAAATTCAAAAgattaaataaacacaatatatttgatTAACTAAATTTCAAGCATTATCCACTAAGATTAACTATGCTcgaataaaatataaagtatttttgatatttgacattttttatatttttcacagATACAGAAATCATTTTGATAATATATTCTTTTATGTGcaaatcttttaaaaatgcaAAGGAAACATTcagtttacatatatatatatatatatatatatatatatatatatatatatatatatatatatatatatatatatatatatatttttttttttttttttttttgtgtcatggTTGCAGTATATAAACAGTGTATGAGTTACAGTTAATAACCTTGAGAGTGAGATTACAGATATGAATTACCAAGATGGTCTGTCTGTATCTATGTGGGCGAAATGGGaggtcatttaaaataaacaaggtTTATGCAAGTGAGATAATTCAATTGTTATGCCTGTAATTAAGGGAATTCTTTAATTAGATTTCATAATTAAGGAACTCTCATTATTAACTAAATTGTCTTAATACGTTGATTAAAGATGTTAGCTGTACATAAATCACTAAGTTAATGCACCAGAAGCAAATCACAGATTTAACTTTAGTTACGGTATTCAATAAATGTCAtaataaatggagaaaaaaaaaggtattacATACCACAGTGACAAGCATTCCTATCTAGATGGAATTGGATTTCTCTGAGGAACACCCCGAGCCGGCCAGGATAGGTAATTTGCTCTTTAATTTTTACAAAGGTTGCATGAAATCAACACAGACGTGTTCAATTCAGATGGGAATAACACAAAGTGTGTCTGTAACAAATTTACTTAATCTCCTGAGGGTAAAACCTGTCCTTTctgaatgcattttgtttttcattgaaGGCTTAGCTTTAGACGTCTAGATCATTATGAGATTGCGCTTTTAGAGGGCCAGCTATGGTTGCGTGTTTCATATTACTATTAGAATTCCTATTCCTAGAACTAATATTACTATTAGTGTTCCCATATCCATGGTTCCAGTGAATGTTCACAAGTAGCATCTCAGACATGTGTGGTTAACAGTACAGCTCTAATCCTATGGTTACATGTACATTTAGTGCCAACAGTTGTTTTTATGGAAGCCACAACTTTTTCCAAGATGATATAATGTGTAAAAGATATCATTTAAACAATGTTTTCTgttacttttgatcaatttaatgtacATTCTGAATAAAAGAGAACATTTCCAGTACAGTATTGTAAACTACATGTGAAAAGGGCTAGAGGCAAATAATcatgtgaatttttttaattttacaaatattactgctgtttaacagattaaaggattttttttcagttatatttttcttttagattaagttatatttattttagtttggttgAAATAAAAGCATTCTTACATATTTTTTTAGCCCCCTCAAGACATTTTCTTTTCAAAGACCACTGTTGTTTAATGACTcgtctcttttatttatttattttattttttatttaactattattattattattattattattatcatcatcatcatcatcattatttaaatacgttttatttatttatttattttacagtgctaGTGATGCAGTGAAAGGAGAAGGTCTTCTAGAGGGTGTAGACTGGCTGCAAGGTAACTGCATTACATGCTTTGTGCATCTGATTTTCCATGTATTCTTAAATTGTTTCTttatagcaggggtgcccaaactcggtcctggagggtcagtgtcctacagattttagctccaacttgactcaacacacctgcacagatgtttctagaaagcctagtaagagcttaattagttagcccaggtgtgtctgattggggttggaactaaacgttgcaggacactggccctcaaagaccgagtttgggcacccttgcttTAGAGACTAGTGGAAGGACTATTTAGGAAGGGtctcaaaaacatattttaaaatattaaatactatttcTACTCTTGTGCTCTGTTTTATCCATAGAACAAATTGCACTGTAAGTACTGAAGCTGAAATTCCCAGATGTGTTGTGATTCTTGTTTATTAATAGAGTTTCTTTAGGAACTCGCATCTTGGCTGTATGTATTCTTGcaccatttaatttcatttcgGCCTTTTGggcaattttcaaaagcaaataaaCCTTTTTGAGGTTTTTTAAAGATTAGATACAGCCCAAATTGATGCAAAAAAATTTCAGACCCCTATTTTTCTTGATGTTTGAGGTGTATTTGAAGATTCTGATAAGTGTAGATTATAAAAGTTTACAGATGTCTGTCGTCTTACACTCAATAGTTTATTGTTTGTCCCATCCCCACCTTCTCcccactccaaaaaaaaaaaaaatccagcaacTTTGTTGTAACCTGTTTATAAAAAATAACGTTCTTTTGATTTTCTCCTCTCATTTGCAGATCAAATCAGAGCGATGAAAACGTAAAACCctcctgaaagaaaaaaaataaaataacctccAAGGTCACCTGTTACAATGGCAAAACCTGACAAAACCAGATCTTCAGCTTTGGGCACAATGACAGTGTGTGTGAATTTAAAATCAGTTCAGTTTTACTGTAATAAAGACACTGTGTAGCTTTATTATGACCCTATTTGCACCAACTGTCAATGTCTCAATTGATCACAAATGGTTAGTTGAGAAATCTTTATAAATCTCATCACAAaagttattgattattatttattagcagGTTCTCTGTTGTTCAGCATATATAAGCACACTAAAGAATTAACACTAAAAATGCATTTCTGACTACCACCTCTAAAAAAAACGTTCGGTAACCTTTTTATCCAGTGTTGTTTTATCCAGGGGCTGTTCACAATTGTCATCTTTTGTTCGTGCAAGTTCGTTTTTTCCAAAGTAGGCGATGTACTTTGCTATTCCAGGCACACCGCCttaaaaacatcttaacttttcagaatgctaCAAGTGTACATGaaaagaactgaccaatcagcttatTACTTTGTATAGAAAAAATCACATTtctgtagactaattacctcagacaaacacagaacacacacacacacactgcagcactttttaatttttgtcaataaataatacttgtattagagctgcagcaatgttttgtcagttagTCATGCCAGCAACGACAGATGGACATTGAAACGCGAGTGCAAAACATGTTTGAAAATAGTGAAGGAAGTGATGTGCCTCACGCTTTCCATGCAATTTTAGACACGAAAGGTAAATGGCCCCTAACTCAGTTCTGACATTTTTTACTCATCTGAGCTGTGGTGTAAATTGGTCTGTGACAATATATAAATGTTCCATAACATCCTAAAAATATGAACGCTATACGTCTTGCCTACCAATGCTGCAGAAATGTGTTTCTCGACTTCATTTTTGTGGGCCCCAACACTGCACATTTTGCACGTCTTCTTAATTATACACAACTGGTTTAACTCATTAGCTCATTGGAGACTCCAAGAGCTGAAATAGTTGTGTCGGGTTCATAAGACATGTAAACTGTACCGTTTTAGTTGGGGTCTCCAGAAACATGAATGAAAAGCATTTGTGTAGAGTGATTCTGCTGAGAGAGCAAGATGAATTGTAATCACCTATgaattgatttaaaatattagcagactaatctttttttttttttttttatcttagctATGTGCGtttataaatcaattaaaattactTATGAGCACTGTTCATTTCATCGCTCTAGAATGTAAAATCAGTCAAAGCTTGTTACTGTAGTAATGTTATGTACAGTAGTAATATTTACTTTCTATTTTGCTATGATAAACTATTCATGCATTGCACGCATGTTGCCTCTGAACCGTTTAATTATAACAGTGTTGTtcttttgttgtagtttttttttttttttttttttttttagtgtgacTGCTTAAACTGTCAAAAAGGACACATTCCTCTTTGTTctggatttatttttttcccaatatcaGGTGTGTTTTAAATGGAATGGttgatgcatttttttgtcattttatttcgattttacaaatgtatttattttctaaacATTTCACTGAAATTTAGCAGTTCCTTTCTTGCTGTTTTTATTCAACATTGAGGGTTCTTGTAATAGCACATGTAAAGAATAAACAGAAATGTTGGGGCTTAGATTCTGTGTGACGTGgatctttttattatttgttctcGCTCACACTCTATTCTGTATAGACACAAATATTTACTCACAAGCATAAATACAAAGACACCTGTTTCGAGAAAAGTGcatgtttgttttataatttacttATAGCATgacttaaaaatgtcaataaataaaattgtatttatttgagaAATAGTTTGATATTAAATATCCCATTCTGTTAAGGgaatatactgtgtgtgtgtgtgtgtgtgtgtgtgcgtgcgtgcgtgtttgtttgtgtgtgtgtgtgtgtgtgtgtgtgtgtgtgtgtgtgtgtgtgtgtgtgtgtgtgtgtgtgtgtgtgtgtgtgtgttttcccctCAATAATCAATGTCTGAAAACATGGAATATTTTATATTGACCTGCTCTCAgttctcaaatacatttttttaaaagataatttaCCTTTCAGAGATTTTAAGtgactaaactgaactgaaatcaGTCATTTGTGTGAATAGGTCACTTTTGCCTATTCATCTAGTATTTGACGGTTTTAGTAGTGGCTATCATACTAGTAAAACagtgatttataaaataaatgagaaaCACTTTACTTTGTGGAAAACACATGGTTCAAAACAAGAGAACATAACGACTAAAGCATtaagaaagattaaaaaaaaaattcagaagatGTTTTTATAAATTGAGCAATTCTAACTGTGACTGGTTGCTAGTCGGAGAGCCTCTGGGCAGTTTGTGGCCTGTGAAAGCTGCTATAATGGAGTGTAGACCTCTCAAACAATGCATCTAAAGGTGTGACAACACAACATTAGCAACCATGTAACAAGTACAAGTACTAGGAGCATGTCATTAAATCCTTTAAACGATTTATTCAGATATATGTGAAACACAACTATGCAGCTTTGGCTTAGTTTAGTACCatttcaaagacaaaaaaaaagccaATTTTTGCCTAAAATATAACTCGTTTACTCATTTTTTATATGGTTAACCGCAGAATTACTCTTACAATTGTGTGGTTGTTTTGTTGATATTGCTAAAATCATAatcatatacacataattaaataAGATGAAACTCCAGCTGAAGTCTCTAATGAGAGCATTAAGCAATCTTGGCGCCACTAAGTATTTCAGTTGCTGGAAAAGACATAAATGTGCGCAAAACCATAAAACCGGCAGATGGCCCTATGGTTGGATGAGATTCTGCCGTTTTCAGTCGTATGACCGTGCTGATGTTTTGGTCTTAATGAGCAGGGGCATTAGATTTTCCATAACTATAATCATGGCCACGGTTCAGCCCATAACAGCTGTCCCTCGCACAGTTCACAGAGAAATGTCTGACCAgaactcttttttttatatattttattttttttaatacaaggaTGTAGCTCTGGCACTTTTGCATTAAATGATCACCTgactattgggaaaaaaaaaaaaaaaaaaaaaaaaaaaatatatatatatatatatatatatatatatatatatatatatatatatatatatatatatatatatatatatatatatatatatatatatatatatatatatatatatataatggttaGAGCAAAGTTGTATATTTAAGAAACCAATCTGCGATGATTTGAGCTGATATGTAATCCAGCTGAAAGCAGGCATCacaagatgggcacactgtgctcataaagacaTAGACATTATAAGCAGCAGCAATTCGGCAGACTATGGTGTTTAAACAATTCTCAGTTGGAATCAAATCACAAGTGTGCTatatatctcccacaccattataGAAGCAGCAGCCTAAACTTTTCATACatggcaggatggattcatgctttgtTGCTAATCATTTGAATGTTGGtccagaaatcaagactcatacAAGGGAAACTTTTTTTAATCTTCTATTAAAGCAACCACCAAGAAACTGTGGTTTATAGTGAATTTAAAACAGCTAAGTGCGATATTGGACATAATGCAGAACAGAGTGCCTAAACCCCTATTAGCTGTTGCAAATTCATTATGCTTCATGTTGATTATTCTATAAAAGTGTTATTTCTTAAcaggtaaagaaaaaaaaaattaacataacaGCGTATAATTCTAGAgtcactattttcttttttttttataaataattttctattttatatGAGCCTGTGAATATGTAGCCTCAGTTTGCAGTTCTTAGCAGATATTGGATTGGAGATGTGTTTTATGCTGCTGTTGCACACCTGCTTTAAGGTTTCAGTGGGTTTTGTATTCTCAGACTCTTGCTGTTATGCGAGTTATTGTTTACCTCTGGTAAAAGCAAGGAACTTTCCcactattttcttattttttcaccAATATCTGTTAACCCTAGAGGTGTTTGCATGTGACAATgacagtaaatcagcagtttaaGAAATACAGACCAGTCTGTCTCACACCAATGCTACTTACAACTAATTACTTCAAATCCATTTCTTTCCCCAATTCTGATTTAGTTTGAACTTCAATAGATAGCTATGATCATGAATTCAGAATTGCATAGTAGCCACAACTAATAATCTTTAAATTTTGATGTAGAttccaaaaaaagaaagaaatcaacACTGTAGAAAGAGAtcagttactttacttaaaaaaagtgagtaaacccattgacttaGCTTTTATAATACATGCAcacagtttgtttaattaataattgtaaGGCAAAGAACTCActccttttttaagtaaagtccaCTAATTGCTTTTACAGTGAAGTCTTTAAAAAGAGTTTACGTGTCAtttaaatgttcttctaaaatgggCATTTTTCAGCCTTCTATGAATGTTCAATTGTTTAACTTTAAAGGAAATGAAAACGATCTATTATTTGCTATACAAATTttaattactgaacctacacaaaCTGTAAGAGATtctaggttccacacaatcaatttgtgttgggacaacataaaggaattaagttaacttatcagTCAACTGGACatgaaacaataaacaaaacatgcaactgcaatatttttgaataaaaaaatattgcagatTCCTTAACATTATCAAAAATTTTGATAATGTTAAggcattctttaaaaaaaggcACCAAGTATTATGTGTTTCTCAGTTGTCAGTTTAGAGATGACAGAATTATGATTGTTGGATGAGCTTTCCTATTAACatcataaaaaagaaagaaaaagaaaaaaacagtaggCTGTTTCCATCAGCCGTCTGGTGCCAATGCAGTGTAGGGACAGCACCAGAGACATTCTGTTCAGTTCCTAGAAAAAGTGACAGCAGATCTAAAACACGGCGCCGCAGCGGAGACTCCCTGACTCTGATCTCCGCGCGCAGTGGACTCGGTTCGTCCCGTTAAATCGTGCGTGACAGACGTGACGTTGACGCGGGACCCTGTTGCTCATAAGTGCCTATTGCTTTGCAAGTTTCTGTCTCTTAGTGAACATCGCTTCAAGATTCATATTCACTGCTGCTACAGTCCGTAAACAAAACAgtgtacattttcttttaaagaCGAACTGAGTAGACCTATAATATACATCAGCCATTACAAACGGACGATCTAAATTAAACGTCCGTGCGCagctatggcaagccattttagcatttaaCCTACAAAACGCAGGCTAGCATCAaacattccagcctgatctcacgagaaaacgtaagtattttaggGTTTgcaagtttagtggctaattcgtacgagcagttgtacgaaattgtacggTTTTAAAAAGaagcacctaaccccacccctaaacccaaccgtcattgggtgatgagcaaatcgtaccaaattgtatgaattagatcgtacgaattcatacaaattagccactaaatcaaaaaatttacgaattgccatgagattatgTTGAACATTCTACTTCTAgtttaatggcccgtttccactgagtggtacagtacgttatgggtcacctttatcaggcttacgtttccactgccaaaagggtaccaatggtaatCTTTTAggtgggcatggtgtatgacAAAAAGTTTTACTTAACGTCGttctcgctcaaggaaatgtctaaagctgtacgggtcgttcacatataaAAGgctatgagaagcacttctcacaaacacagatgctttatacacataaatacttgtaaaTGTTGATTACTAACCTTTTTATGAATAtggtttgattataactgcagatcaatgatgcaaAATGGCCTGCTGTAACGTCTGTAATcaattatattcaattcaattcaattcagctttatttgtatagcgcttttacaatgtagattgtgtcaaagcagcttcacataaatggtcatagtaactggaacagtgtggttcaggttttagtgtttaagttcagttcagttcagtttagctcagttcagtgtgatttaatcattactgagagttcaaacactgaagagcaaatttatcgatgcgtagctctaccaatcctgaaccatgcgaggcagtggcgacagcggagagggaaaaaaaacttcacctgatgggagtgaagaaaaaaaaccttgagaaccagactcagttgggcacgaccattttaatttctctgctggccaaaagtcttgtgcagagcttcattcggcatggttgaggctggaagatggcctcagcgaagactcgtctgtccctggagcgtcgctggaatcagactcatgttctccactccccacgaccatcagcgcagcagcagctcaggatatggcctggtcccggatttggaatccttgggatcatctcgtcgctggtcttggatccaatcagtgactccgcataatctgaggacctcgggatgagtatccccaggtgaaaatagagaataaagagaataactagcgtagctgctgttcatagtgtatataaacaagatgcagaagcctgtgtggaacccgctaggtgatgcattgagagtATGCTTTAcaaaacagataggtctttaatctagttttgaactgggagagtgtgtctgagcc belongs to Danio rerio strain Tuebingen ecotype United States chromosome 1, GRCz12tu, whole genome shotgun sequence and includes:
- the arl6 gene encoding ADP-ribosylation factor-like protein 6 gives rise to the protein MGLFDKLAGWLGLKKKEVNVLCLGLDNSGKTTIINQLKPSNAQAQDIVPTIGFSIEKFKTSSLSFTVFDMSGQGRYRNLWEHYYKEGQAIIFVIDSGDKLRMVVAKEELDTLLNHPDIKHRRIPLLFFANKMDLRDALSAVKVSQLLCLENIKDKPWHICASDAVKGEGLLEGVDWLQDQIRAMKT
- the arl6 gene encoding ADP-ribosylation factor-like protein 6 isoform X1, yielding MGLFDKLAGWLGLKKKEVNVLCLGLDNSGKTTIINQLKPSNAQAQDIVPTIGFSIEKFKTSSLSFTVFDMSGQGRYRNLWEHYYKEGQAIIFVIDSGDKLRMVVAKEELDTLLNHPDIKHRRIPLLFFANKMDLRDALSAVKVSQLLCLENIKDKPWHICASDAVKGEGLLEGVDWLQGNCITCFIKSER